In a single window of the Chondrocystis sp. NIES-4102 genome:
- a CDS encoding Holliday junction DNA helicase RuvB, with the protein MAIKRSSDADNYQPQQSRQPKRQPREVDLMSAQANSEEIEQNEEKIRPQRLADYIGQKDLKGILNIAIAAAKGRKDPLDHLLLYGPPGLGKTTMSLILAAEMGVNCKITSAPALERPRDITGLLVNLQPGDILFVDEIHRLNRMTEELLYPAMEDFRLDITVGKGQTAKIRSLPLPPFTLVGATTKAGSLSSPLRDRFGIIQRLRFYEIDELTAIVQRTAEILNTSITPTGASEIARRSRGTPRIANRLLRRVRDYVEVQQEETITEELAATALNLFDVDAQGLDWTDRLVLNTIIEQFNGGPVGLEAIAAATGEDRKTIEEVYEPYLLQIGYLSRTHRGRMITPKAYQHLGYETERSITHPKLF; encoded by the coding sequence ATGGCAATAAAAAGATCCTCCGATGCTGACAACTATCAACCTCAACAGTCTCGCCAACCAAAGAGACAACCGAGAGAAGTAGACTTAATGTCTGCACAAGCAAATTCAGAAGAAATCGAACAAAATGAAGAAAAAATTCGCCCCCAAAGATTAGCAGACTATATCGGACAAAAAGACTTAAAAGGAATTCTCAATATAGCGATCGCTGCTGCCAAAGGGAGAAAAGATCCCCTAGATCACCTTCTATTATATGGGCCCCCTGGTTTAGGTAAAACCACCATGTCGTTAATTTTGGCTGCAGAAATGGGAGTTAATTGTAAAATCACTTCCGCACCAGCTTTAGAGCGTCCCAGAGATATTACAGGGTTATTAGTAAACCTTCAACCAGGCGATATTCTTTTTGTAGATGAAATTCACCGTTTAAATCGCATGACGGAGGAATTACTCTATCCAGCAATGGAAGACTTTCGTTTAGATATTACAGTTGGCAAAGGTCAAACTGCTAAAATTCGTAGTCTACCCTTACCACCTTTTACTTTGGTCGGGGCTACCACCAAAGCTGGATCTTTATCCTCCCCTTTACGCGATCGCTTTGGGATAATTCAACGACTACGTTTTTATGAAATAGACGAACTTACGGCGATAGTTCAACGTACAGCCGAGATTCTTAATACTTCAATTACACCAACTGGGGCGAGCGAAATTGCGCGTCGATCTCGTGGGACACCCCGTATAGCTAATCGTTTGTTGCGTAGAGTCAGAGATTATGTAGAAGTGCAGCAGGAAGAAACAATTACCGAAGAATTAGCAGCAACCGCTTTAAATTTATTTGATGTTGATGCTCAAGGTTTAGATTGGACAGATCGTTTAGTATTAAATACTATTATTGAACAATTTAATGGTGGGCCAGTAGGCTTAGAGGCGATCGCTGCTGCCACAGGAGAAGATCGTAAAACTATCGAAGAAGTTTATGAGCCATATTTATTACAAATTGGTTATCTTAGCCGTACTCACCGAGGTAGAATGATTACACCCAAAGCCTATCAGCATCTAGGTTATGAAACCGAGCGATCGATCACCCACCCTAAACTGTTTTAA
- a CDS encoding putative XRE family transcriptional regulator: protein MSNDFGKLIRQARKEQKYSQRELAKLLQIDFTYLSKLENNRADYAPKEEVIRGLAKHLKLNEEELIFLAGRIPQQEEDLLKQHYKDMPALFRRMRENPEFAKKVFREASKFDS, encoded by the coding sequence GTGTCAAACGATTTCGGTAAATTAATTCGCCAAGCGCGAAAAGAACAAAAATATTCTCAAAGAGAATTAGCTAAATTACTCCAAATAGATTTTACATATCTATCTAAACTAGAAAATAATCGTGCTGATTATGCACCCAAGGAAGAAGTAATTAGAGGTTTAGCAAAACATTTAAAACTCAACGAAGAAGAATTAATTTTCTTAGCAGGTAGAATTCCGCAACAGGAAGAAGACTTACTCAAGCAACACTATAAAGATATGCCAGCTTTATTCCGTCGAATGAGAGAAAATCCCGAATTTGCCAAAAAAGTATTTCGTGAAGCTTCTAAGTTCGACAGTTAG
- the hspA3_2 gene encoding heat shock protein Hsp20 yields the protein MTIIRYNPWSEMNSLQRQLNRLFDENITPNSWEGFNNLAFTPAAELTETQEALHLKLEVPGMEAKDLDVQVMVNKVAISGERKSEINDKTHSEFRYGKFSRVIPLPVRIQNTNVTADYKDGILNLTLPKSEEEKNKVVKVNLLGAEAAQ from the coding sequence ATGACAATCATAAGATACAATCCCTGGTCTGAAATGAATTCTTTACAAAGACAATTAAATCGTTTGTTCGATGAAAATATAACTCCTAATAGTTGGGAAGGATTTAACAATTTAGCGTTCACACCAGCAGCAGAACTTACTGAAACCCAAGAAGCTTTACATCTAAAGCTAGAAGTTCCTGGAATGGAGGCAAAAGACTTAGATGTTCAAGTAATGGTAAACAAAGTAGCTATTTCTGGTGAAAGAAAATCGGAAATTAACGATAAAACTCACTCTGAATTTAGATACGGTAAATTTTCTAGAGTAATTCCTCTACCAGTACGTATTCAAAATACTAACGTTACCGCAGACTATAAAGACGGTATCTTAAACTTAACTCTACCCAAGTCTGAAGAAGAGAAAAATAAAGTAGTGAAAGTTAATCTTCTAGGTGCAGAAGCTGCTCAATAG
- a CDS encoding FeS assembly ATPase SufC produces the protein MSETILSISNLTANVDGTPILKGVNLEIKAGEVHAIMGRNGSGKSTLSKIIAGHPDYEITGGEIIYQGENILDLEPNERANRGIFLAFQYPLAIPGVSNLDFMRVAYNAKRKYQGLEEIDTFDFEDLIEQKLQVVQMKSSFLARSLNEGFSGGEKKRNEILQMALLDPTLTILDEIDSGLDIDALKIVADGVNQLKTPDKGYLVITHYQRLLDYIIPDFVHVMQSGKIITSGGKELALELENRGYEFLDDQATAEVGV, from the coding sequence ATGAGCGAAACCATTTTATCAATAAGTAATTTAACAGCGAACGTTGATGGGACACCCATTCTTAAAGGCGTTAATTTAGAAATCAAAGCGGGGGAAGTCCATGCGATTATGGGACGTAATGGCTCAGGTAAAAGTACCCTCTCAAAAATTATTGCAGGACATCCTGACTATGAAATTACTGGGGGAGAAATTATATACCAGGGTGAAAATATTTTAGATTTAGAGCCAAATGAGCGAGCTAATCGAGGTATTTTTTTAGCTTTTCAGTATCCTTTAGCTATACCTGGGGTAAGTAATCTCGACTTTATGCGTGTTGCTTATAATGCCAAGCGTAAATATCAAGGTTTAGAAGAAATAGATACTTTTGATTTTGAAGATTTAATTGAACAGAAGCTACAAGTGGTTCAAATGAAGTCTAGCTTTTTAGCCAGAAGTTTGAATGAAGGCTTTTCGGGGGGAGAAAAAAAACGTAATGAGATTCTGCAAATGGCATTACTCGACCCGACTCTCACGATTTTAGATGAAATTGATTCGGGTTTGGATATTGATGCGTTGAAGATTGTAGCAGATGGTGTCAATCAGTTAAAAACCCCAGACAAAGGTTATTTAGTGATTACTCATTATCAACGTTTACTCGATTATATTATTCCTGATTTCGTTCATGTAATGCAGTCTGGCAAAATAATTACTAGTGGCGGTAAGGAATTGGCTCTTGAGTTAGAAAACCGTGGTTACGAATTTCTTGATGATCAAGCAACTGCGGAGGTAGGAGTTTAA
- a CDS encoding DnaB helicase: protein MTEINNLPPASIEAEEAILGGILFDPDAITRVAELLIKDAFYVKAHQEIYHAALSLNSKGKPTDFISLSTYLSDRDLLEQVGGTTKLAQLLNRTVSSVNIDRYATLVMEKYIRRQLITSGHEIVDLGYDNASELEVVLDAAEQKIFRLTQERPQEGLVPIADTLVNTFNTIEELHQETALPGIPSGYYDLDAMTSGFSRSDLIIIAGRPSMGKTAFALCVASNIARDSKLPIAIFSLEMSREQLTQRLLSSETKIPSNRLRSGRISQTEYEPLVNGVGRLSELPIYIDDTANLSVMQMRSQVRRLQASVKVPLGLVLIDYLQLMEGGDNDNRVQQLSKMTRSLKGLSRELNVPVVALSQLSRGVEQRTNKRPMLSDLRESGSIEQDADLVMMIYRDEYYNPDTPDRGITEVSIVKHRNGPVGTVKLLFNAELTKFENLAKPGGY, encoded by the coding sequence ATGACAGAAATAAATAACTTACCTCCAGCTAGTATAGAGGCGGAAGAAGCAATTTTAGGGGGGATCTTATTCGATCCTGACGCTATTACTAGAGTAGCGGAACTACTTATTAAGGATGCTTTTTATGTAAAAGCCCATCAAGAGATATATCACGCAGCTTTAAGTTTAAATAGCAAAGGCAAACCCACCGATTTTATTTCCCTAAGTACCTATTTAAGCGATCGCGATTTGTTAGAACAAGTAGGTGGTACAACTAAATTGGCGCAGTTACTTAATCGTACCGTTTCTTCCGTTAATATCGACCGCTATGCAACTCTGGTTATGGAGAAGTATATCCGTCGTCAACTAATTACCTCTGGTCATGAAATAGTAGATTTGGGCTATGATAATGCTTCGGAATTAGAAGTAGTTTTAGATGCAGCAGAACAGAAAATCTTTCGTCTAACTCAAGAACGTCCTCAAGAGGGTTTAGTTCCCATAGCGGATACTTTGGTAAATACATTTAATACCATTGAAGAATTACATCAAGAAACAGCTTTACCTGGCATACCTTCTGGCTATTATGATTTAGATGCCATGACTAGCGGTTTTAGTCGTTCTGATTTAATTATTATCGCTGGTAGACCATCGATGGGTAAAACTGCATTTGCTTTGTGCGTGGCTTCCAATATCGCCAGAGACTCCAAATTACCCATTGCCATATTTAGTTTGGAGATGTCGCGAGAACAATTAACCCAAAGATTACTATCGAGTGAAACCAAAATTCCCAGCAATAGATTACGATCAGGTAGAATTTCTCAAACCGAATACGAACCCTTAGTTAATGGGGTAGGAAGACTATCAGAATTACCCATATATATCGACGATACGGCAAATCTATCCGTTATGCAAATGCGATCGCAAGTTCGTCGTCTACAAGCATCTGTAAAAGTTCCTTTGGGTTTAGTTTTAATTGATTATCTTCAGTTAATGGAGGGAGGAGATAATGATAACCGCGTACAGCAATTATCTAAAATGACACGCAGTTTAAAAGGATTATCTAGGGAATTAAATGTTCCTGTGGTGGCTTTATCCCAGCTTAGTCGTGGTGTAGAACAAAGAACCAACAAACGCCCTATGCTATCAGACTTAAGGGAAAGTGGCAGTATTGAACAAGATGCAGATTTAGTAATGATGATCTATCGTGATGAATATTATAATCCCGATACCCCAGATAGAGGAATTACAGAAGTAAGCATTGTTAAACATCGCAATGGGCCCGTGGGAACAGTTAAATTACTATTTAATGCAGAATTAACAAAATTTGAAAATTTAGCCAAACCTGGCGGATATTAA
- a CDS encoding FeS assembly protein SufD, producing MAVQIPFTTITEISDTSVVGDGFFADLLQLNQPPTDQPQWLKEIRQQFITLSANLSLPTRQDEDWRFIDLSPLKQEKFVAGGANVSVNYDLSSTEIASCHLVFVNGLYSAELSDTSALPKGVYVGNLGNLPSEYDAAKYLAKQHNQKAAFTALNTAGSLDVAVIWVAKDVKVESPIHLVFIADGDDTIFIQPRTLVIAQTGADITLVEEYRGRGKYFTNAVTEIFVEANAKINHTRLQQESETSFHIATTAVSQARDSHYTINELNLGAKIFRHNPEILQQGEQTETNLNGLTVATGEQTADTHSIIALTKPYGTTDQLHKCIISDRAQTIFNGKVFVPKEAQLTDATQLNRNLLLSPKARVNTKPELQITADNVKCAHGATVSQLEAEEIFYLRSRGLSEADANQLLIDAFAAEIIDRIPVEFLRTKITQIIEKKILQKT from the coding sequence ATGGCGGTACAAATTCCTTTTACAACAATTACTGAAATTAGCGACACTTCAGTAGTAGGAGATGGTTTTTTTGCAGATTTATTACAACTAAATCAACCACCTACAGATCAACCTCAATGGTTGAAAGAGATTCGTCAGCAATTTATAACTTTATCAGCTAATTTATCTCTACCAACACGTCAAGATGAAGATTGGCGGTTTATTGATTTATCGCCTTTGAAGCAGGAAAAATTTGTAGCTGGTGGTGCAAATGTATCAGTTAACTATGATTTATCTTCGACAGAAATTGCTAGTTGTCATTTAGTATTTGTTAATGGCTTATATAGTGCCGAATTATCCGATACATCCGCATTACCAAAAGGGGTATATGTCGGCAACTTAGGTAATTTACCTAGTGAATACGACGCAGCCAAATATTTAGCTAAACAGCATAATCAAAAAGCAGCTTTTACCGCTTTAAATACCGCAGGTAGTTTAGATGTTGCAGTTATTTGGGTAGCTAAAGATGTAAAGGTTGAATCTCCGATACATTTAGTGTTTATTGCTGATGGAGATGATACTATCTTTATTCAACCCCGTACTTTAGTAATTGCACAAACAGGTGCGGATATTACGTTAGTAGAAGAATATCGAGGTAGAGGCAAATACTTTACTAATGCCGTTACAGAAATCTTCGTTGAGGCAAACGCTAAAATTAATCATACCCGTCTGCAACAAGAATCAGAAACCAGTTTTCATATTGCTACAACTGCTGTATCCCAAGCGCGCGATAGTCATTACACAATTAATGAACTTAACTTGGGGGCAAAAATATTTCGTCACAACCCAGAAATATTACAGCAAGGAGAACAAACCGAAACTAATCTTAATGGTTTAACTGTAGCCACAGGGGAACAAACAGCAGATACTCATAGTATTATTGCTTTGACTAAACCTTACGGCACTACTGATCAACTACATAAATGTATTATTAGCGATCGCGCCCAAACAATATTCAACGGTAAAGTATTTGTGCCAAAAGAAGCGCAATTAACTGATGCGACTCAACTAAATCGTAATTTATTACTTTCTCCCAAAGCTAGAGTAAATACAAAGCCAGAGTTACAAATTACCGCCGATAATGTCAAATGCGCTCATGGTGCGACGGTGAGTCAGTTAGAAGCAGAGGAAATATTTTATCTCCGTAGTCGTGGTTTAAGTGAAGCTGACGCGAATCAACTATTAATTGATGCCTTTGCAGCCGAAATTATTGACCGCATTCCTGTAGAATTTTTAAGAACTAAAATTACTCAAATTATAGAGAAAAAAATTCTTCAAAAAACCTAA
- a CDS encoding cytosine-specific methyltransferase: MSNRPIAIDLFSGCGGMSLGLEAAGFDIVGAVEIDPIHSLIHHYNFPYGLTICKDICDLSSIDLLKGIKDKGFDREIDVIAGGSPCQGFSHIGKRQLEDPRNKLVFEYVRLVLEIRPKYFIFENVPGIVTGKHQQFLQALINEFENNSYCIVKPATVLDASLYGAPQKRKRLILLGYRNDMPPLKYPVDNKNENGNLLSFNTVGDAISDFASIPAFIDNDCGIDATLLDYSDFRINLAIKPQGIYNLCHQRAENNIVWGHLGSRHTERSIERFNTTIPGKIEKVSRFFRLSPDGLANTLRAGTDSNRGAYTAPRPIHYLLPRCISIREAARLHTFPDWFQFHRTIWHGFREIGNAVIPMLAKSLGTEIIKSLNIDLSTIKTRQLKQIDDSVLKYNIKQATSFWQNTK, from the coding sequence TTGAGTAATCGTCCTATTGCGATCGATTTATTTTCTGGCTGCGGTGGTATGTCTTTAGGTTTGGAAGCTGCTGGGTTTGACATTGTAGGGGCAGTGGAAATTGATCCTATTCATTCTCTGATTCATCATTATAACTTTCCCTACGGGTTGACAATCTGCAAGGATATCTGCGATTTATCAAGTATTGATTTATTGAAGGGCATTAAAGATAAAGGATTTGATAGGGAGATAGATGTAATAGCAGGGGGATCTCCTTGTCAAGGTTTTTCTCACATCGGTAAAAGACAACTGGAAGATCCGAGAAATAAATTAGTATTTGAATATGTGCGCCTCGTTTTAGAAATCAGACCAAAATATTTTATCTTTGAAAATGTTCCTGGAATTGTTACAGGCAAACATCAACAGTTTTTACAAGCTTTAATTAATGAGTTTGAAAATAATAGTTATTGTATAGTTAAGCCTGCTACTGTTTTGGATGCCTCTTTATATGGTGCGCCTCAAAAACGCAAAAGACTTATTTTATTGGGGTATAGGAATGATATGCCACCTCTAAAATATCCTGTTGATAATAAGAACGAAAATGGCAATTTATTATCTTTTAATACTGTTGGTGATGCTATATCAGATTTCGCTTCAATTCCTGCATTTATTGATAATGATTGTGGCATAGACGCGACTTTATTAGATTATTCAGATTTTAGAATCAATTTAGCTATTAAACCTCAAGGAATATATAATTTATGTCATCAAAGAGCAGAAAATAATATTGTTTGGGGACATCTAGGATCTAGACATACCGAGAGATCTATAGAAAGATTTAACACAACTATTCCTGGCAAAATAGAAAAAGTTAGCCGTTTTTTTAGACTATCCCCTGATGGTTTAGCTAATACTTTAAGAGCAGGTACAGATAGTAATAGGGGGGCTTATACTGCGCCTCGACCAATTCATTATTTACTGCCTCGTTGTATTAGTATTAGAGAAGCTGCAAGGCTGCATACTTTTCCTGATTGGTTTCAGTTTCATCGCACAATTTGGCATGGTTTTCGTGAAATTGGTAATGCAGTTATTCCCATGTTAGCTAAGTCTTTGGGAACAGAAATTATTAAGAGTTTGAATATTGATTTATCTACAATTAAAACAAGGCAACTTAAGCAAATAGATGATTCTGTTTTAAAATACAATATTAAACAAGCTACAAGTTTTTGGCAAAACACTAAATAA
- a CDS encoding aminoglycoside phosphotransferase has product MVAMGVFPAIYSTLSPQALIEGVLTRYNLGTIDQCLFWHRGLSDIYLINAGKQSYILKVSHHHWRSRSDIQFELEFLDFLHQENIPVAHPFKTEDGKLFVTINAVEGDRYAALFPYAPGTIPQGDLSVAQSTIMGRILGKIHQVSLKFDNQTPRKPLDLKYLLDDSIEVITPYLRQRHNDLSYLLDTVNGIKQQLRDFEQTAPLWSVCWGDPHSGNVHFTTDNQITLFDFDQCGYGWRVFDLAKFLQVSLSAGINRLVRDAFLESYQTVIQLSEAEIASMQNLTQMAHIWAWAININATAIHNWSRLDDFYVKKYLNQLRRLSSKEWQLF; this is encoded by the coding sequence ATGGTAGCGATGGGTGTGTTTCCAGCTATCTACTCTACTCTCTCTCCTCAAGCCCTGATAGAGGGAGTTCTTACTAGATACAATCTAGGAACAATTGATCAATGTTTGTTTTGGCATCGTGGTTTAAGTGACATATATCTAATCAATGCTGGCAAACAGTCCTATATTTTAAAAGTATCCCATCATCACTGGCGATCGCGATCAGATATCCAGTTTGAATTGGAATTTTTAGATTTTCTACATCAAGAAAATATTCCCGTCGCTCATCCTTTTAAAACCGAAGATGGTAAGCTATTTGTAACAATTAATGCAGTAGAGGGCGATCGCTATGCAGCCTTATTTCCCTATGCCCCAGGAACAATACCTCAAGGGGATTTAAGTGTTGCTCAGAGTACAATTATGGGTCGAATTTTGGGCAAAATTCATCAAGTATCCCTCAAATTTGACAATCAAACCCCACGCAAACCTTTAGATCTTAAATATCTTTTAGACGACTCGATAGAAGTAATTACGCCTTATTTACGTCAACGCCATAACGATTTAAGCTACTTGCTCGATACTGTTAATGGAATCAAACAACAACTAAGGGATTTTGAGCAGACAGCCCCACTGTGGAGTGTTTGCTGGGGTGATCCACACAGTGGTAATGTTCACTTTACAACAGACAATCAAATTACTCTGTTTGACTTTGATCAATGTGGATATGGCTGGCGTGTCTTCGACTTAGCAAAGTTTCTCCAGGTATCATTGAGTGCAGGTATCAATCGTTTAGTGCGAGATGCCTTTTTAGAAAGTTATCAAACTGTAATTCAACTTAGTGAAGCAGAAATAGCTTCAATGCAAAATTTAACCCAAATGGCTCATATTTGGGCATGGGCAATTAATATTAATGCAACAGCAATTCATAATTGGTCGAGGTTAGATGATTTTTATGTCAAAAAATATTTAAATCAGTTAAGAAGACTATCGAGCAAGGAATGGCAATTATTTTAA
- a CDS encoding major facilitator superfamily MFS_1: MKASTFWLMAIICAFAVANLYYNQPILAEIATSFDASAAVVGWIPTQTQIGYALGLLLFVPLGDCLERRRLVVIMLSITAVMLFIAALSPNLNILILASFGIGLVTITAQIILPLATDLVDEINQGKIIGNLMSALFVGVLLARPLGGWLAERFGWRSIYWLAGVMMLVLALAATQLLPKNKPKSQLSYQQLLRSIWELVKSYSVLRSASFTQAMLFGSFSVFWSTLAFPLTRPPYNYGSNAIGLFGLVGIAGIIVAPYLGRMADKGTAKTLRSMINIAIIISIFAYLIFWQLGEQLWGLIIGSILLNLGSQGALVVNQVRIYSLNKNARSRLNTVFMVATFLGGSLGSVLGTYGWSIGEWTGVCCIGLLLTVVAALPLWLPKK, encoded by the coding sequence ATGAAAGCATCAACTTTTTGGTTAATGGCAATTATCTGTGCTTTCGCAGTTGCTAATCTCTACTATAATCAACCAATTTTGGCTGAGATTGCTACAAGTTTTGATGCTAGTGCTGCTGTTGTTGGTTGGATTCCTACCCAAACTCAGATAGGGTATGCTCTTGGACTGCTTTTATTTGTGCCATTAGGGGATTGCTTAGAAAGACGTAGGCTGGTGGTAATTATGCTGTCAATTACTGCGGTTATGCTATTTATCGCTGCCTTATCTCCAAACCTTAATATTCTAATTTTGGCAAGCTTTGGCATTGGTTTGGTTACAATTACGGCTCAAATTATCTTGCCCTTGGCTACGGACTTAGTTGACGAAATAAATCAAGGAAAAATTATTGGTAATTTAATGAGTGCCTTATTTGTAGGGGTTCTACTCGCTAGACCTCTTGGGGGTTGGTTAGCAGAGCGGTTTGGCTGGCGTAGTATTTATTGGTTAGCTGGAGTAATGATGCTAGTTTTAGCTTTAGCTGCAACTCAACTGCTTCCTAAAAATAAACCCAAATCCCAATTAAGTTACCAGCAATTATTACGCTCGATATGGGAATTAGTTAAATCTTATTCTGTTTTGCGTTCTGCCAGCTTTACACAGGCAATGCTGTTTGGCTCTTTTAGCGTTTTCTGGTCAACCCTAGCTTTTCCCCTTACTCGTCCTCCCTATAATTATGGCAGCAATGCGATCGGTCTGTTTGGTTTAGTTGGTATCGCAGGAATTATTGTTGCACCATACTTAGGACGAATGGCAGACAAAGGAACTGCTAAAACTTTACGCTCAATGATCAATATTGCCATCATCATCTCAATTTTTGCTTATTTAATTTTTTGGCAGTTAGGCGAGCAACTTTGGGGGCTAATTATAGGTAGTATATTGCTAAATTTAGGCAGTCAAGGCGCACTGGTAGTCAATCAGGTTAGAATTTATAGCCTTAACAAAAATGCCCGTAGCCGTCTCAATACAGTATTTATGGTTGCAACATTTTTAGGAGGATCTCTAGGTTCAGTTCTGGGTACTTATGGCTGGAGTATCGGGGAATGGACGGGGGTTTGCTGTATAGGACTTTTATTAACCGTTGTCGCTGCCCTTCCACTTTGGCTACCAAAAAAGTAA
- the sufS gene encoding cysteine desulfurase, whose product MTAIQEKTLGERVRDDFPILHQDVNGNPLIYFDSAASSQKPKAVLDALQHYYQQDNANVHRGAHTLSGRATDAYEGARDKVAQFINAACREEIVYTRNASEAINLVAYSWGLNNLQPADEIILSVMEHHSNIVPWQLIAQKTGAVIRYVELTQEEEFDFQQYKSLLSDKTKLVSIVHVSNTLGVINPVEEITKEAHQYGAKVLIDACQSVPHMPIDVQAIDCDWLVASGHKMCATTGIGFLYGKKDILLAMPPFMGGGEMIDEVFLDHSTYGDLPHKFEAGTPAIGEAIALGAAVDYLTKIGMDKIHAYEEELTAYLFKKLETIPDIRIYGKKPTPEGQGRAALAAFNIEGIHASDLATLLDHEGIAIRSGHHCTQPLHRIFNASGSARASLYFYNTRAEIDAFIEALKSTIEFFQSMNE is encoded by the coding sequence ATGACTGCAATCCAAGAAAAAACTTTAGGCGAACGCGTAAGAGATGATTTTCCTATCTTACATCAGGATGTTAATGGTAATCCTTTAATTTACTTTGATAGTGCTGCAAGCTCCCAAAAACCAAAAGCAGTATTGGATGCTCTGCAACATTATTATCAACAGGATAATGCCAATGTTCACCGAGGCGCACATACCCTAAGTGGTAGGGCAACAGATGCCTATGAAGGGGCAAGGGATAAAGTGGCGCAGTTTATTAATGCTGCTTGTCGTGAGGAAATTGTATACACTCGTAATGCTAGTGAAGCTATTAATTTGGTAGCCTATAGTTGGGGATTAAATAATTTACAACCAGCAGATGAGATTATCCTTTCGGTTATGGAACATCATAGCAATATTGTTCCTTGGCAGTTAATCGCCCAAAAAACTGGTGCAGTCATTAGATATGTTGAATTGACTCAAGAGGAAGAATTTGATTTCCAGCAATATAAATCCCTGTTATCAGACAAAACCAAGTTAGTCTCTATAGTTCATGTTTCCAATACTTTGGGTGTAATTAACCCCGTGGAAGAGATTACTAAAGAAGCTCATCAATACGGTGCTAAAGTTTTAATTGATGCTTGTCAGAGTGTTCCCCATATGCCCATAGATGTCCAGGCGATCGATTGTGATTGGCTAGTGGCTTCAGGACATAAAATGTGTGCTACTACAGGGATTGGTTTTCTCTATGGCAAAAAAGATATTTTGTTAGCTATGCCTCCTTTTATGGGTGGAGGAGAAATGATTGATGAAGTATTTTTAGACCATTCGACCTATGGAGACTTACCCCACAAATTTGAAGCTGGAACTCCTGCCATTGGTGAAGCGATCGCCCTGGGGGCAGCAGTAGATTATCTTACTAAAATCGGGATGGATAAGATACACGCTTATGAAGAAGAATTAACTGCTTATTTATTTAAAAAATTAGAAACTATTCCAGACATTAGAATCTACGGTAAAAAACCAACTCCAGAAGGTCAAGGTAGAGCAGCTTTAGCAGCTTTTAATATTGAGGGTATTCACGCCAGCGATTTAGCTACTTTATTAGATCACGAGGGTATTGCTATCCGCTCAGGACATCATTGTACCCAACCCCTACACCGCATTTTTAACGCCTCTGGTAGTGCTAGGGCTAGTTTGTATTTTTATAATACCCGTGCGGAGATTGATGCTTTTATTGAGGCATTGAAAAGTACAATTGAATTTTTCCAGAGTATGAATGAATAG